The Bacteroidales bacterium nucleotide sequence GAGTTCACCGGATGATATTTATGTTTCTCAGTCACAGATAAAACATTTCGGATTAAAAACCGGCGACACCATTAAAGGAACAGTGAGGCCTCCGCGGGAAGGAGAAAAATATTTTCCGTTGGTGAAAATAGAAGAAATTAACGGACGCAGTCCCGATTTCATCCGTGACCGGGTTCCGTTTGATTTTCTAACACCTCTTTTCCCGGAGGAGAAGTTTACCCTTGTTGGCCCGAAGAGCAACAATCTTTCTGTGCGCATAGTTGATATGTTTGCTCCCATCGGGAAGGGACAGCGCGGCCTTATAGTTGCCCAGCCCAAAACAGGGAAAACCATGCTGCTGAAAGATATTGCCAATGCCATTGCGGCCAATCATCCGGAGGTTTACCTCATGATCCTTCTTATTGATGAACGGCCTGAAGAAGTTACCGATATGGCCCGCAGTGTGAATGCTGAAGTAATAGCCTCTACATTTGATGAACCGGCCGAGCGCCATGTGCGGGTGGCCAACATCGTTCTTGAAAAGGCCAAACGCCTGGTAGAGTGCGGGCATGACGTAATGATCCTTCTTGACTCCATCACACGGCTTGCCCGTGCCTTTAATACGATTGCTCCGGCATCAGGAAAAGTACTCTCCGGCGGTGTTGACTCGAACGCACTGCAGAAACCCAAACGATTCTTCGGTGCCGCACGGAATATTGAGAATGGCGGTTCGCTGACCATCCTGGCCACTGCCCTCACGGAAACAGGTTCTAAAATGGACGATGTTATCTTTGAGGAATTCAAAGGTACGGGCAACATGGAACTTCAGCTTGACCGCAAACTGGCCAATAAACGGGTATGGCCTGCAGTTGACATTAACGCTTCCAGTACACGCCGCGAAGAGTTACTTCTGGACAAGGAAATGCTTAATAAAATCTGGATTTTACGGAACTATCTGGCTGATATGAATTCCATTGAGGCGATGGAGTTTCTGCGCGACCGCATGGCTCGTACCCAGTCGAACGAAGAGTTCCTCATTTCGATGAACAGTGATTAATACCATTTTCCGAGGAAAGAAAACATGTTTTTTCTTTTTACCCGAGGAAAGATGATAAAAATCATCTTTTTCAGGGAAGGACACCTGATATGCAAATATCTGCAAAACAAAGACTTTAATTCTTATTTAAAAACGTTCTGAATAATCTGCATTTTCATGCAGAATGTACCATTTGTATTAATTTTGTACCTTCTTTTAAAAAGGTAAGTTTTTGCTATTTAACTACTTAATTCTATAAGACATGACAAAGAATAAAAAATTTGTAACCTGCGACGGTAATTATGCTGCTTCGCATGTTGCATACATGTTCAGTGAGGTGGCAGCCATTTATCCTATTACTCCGTCATCTACCATGGCGGAAAATGTGGACGAGTGGGCTGCCCACGGGAGAAAAAACATTTTCGGTGATCCTGTGAAGGTGGTTGAGATGCAGAGCGAAGCTGGCGCCGCGGGTGCCGTGCATGGTTCTCTTCAGTCAGGTGCTCTTACCACTACCTTTACAGCCTCGCAGGGGTTACTTCTTATGATTCCCAACATGTATAAAATTTCCGGGGAACTTCTTCCGGGAGTTTTTCATGTTTCGGCACGTTCTCTTGCCGCACAGGCCCTGTCGATTTTTGGCGATCACAGTGATGTGATGGCTACCCGCCAGACCGGTTTTGCCATGCTGGCTACCGGAAGTGTGCAGGAAATTATGGACCTAGCTGCTGTCGCCCATCTTTCAGCCATTAAATCGCGCGTGCCTTTTCTTCATTTCTTTGATGGTTTCCGTACTTCAGCCGAGATACAGAAAGTTGAGGAAATCGATCAGGAAGAACTGGTTAAACTGCTTGACTGGAAAGCTCTTCAGGAATTCCGCGACCGGGCTCTGAATCCGGAACATGCTGTTACCCGTGGTACTGCTCAGAACCCTGATATTTATTTCCAGACCCGTGAAGCCGCCAACCGGTTTTACGATGCAGTTCCCGATATTGTTGAAAACTACATGAAGGAAATTTCCCGGATTACCGGACGGGAGTATCATCCTTTTACCTATTACGGCCATAAGGAGGCCGAACATATTATTGTTGCCATGGGCTCCGTTACGGATACCACAAAGGAAGTTGTTGATTACCTGATGGCAAAAGGAGAAAAGGTGGGTGTTATTTCGGTGCACCTTTATCGTCCTTTCTCCCATAAATATTTCCTTAATGTTCTTCCTTCCACAGTAAAGAGAATTGCTGTTCTTGACCGTACCAAAGAACCCGGAGCAGCAGGCGAGCCGCTCTACCTCGATGTGGTGGATGTGTTCTACACAAAGAAGGAAAAACCGCTGATCGTTGGTGGCCGTTACGGACTCAGCTCAAAGGACACCACTCCTGCCCAGGTTCTGGCAGTATTTGAGAACCTGAAAATGAACGAACCCAAGAACCATTTCACGGTTGGTATTGTTGATGATGTAACCTTCCTTTCCCTGCCGGTGAAAGAAGACATCAGTGTTGTAGCCAAAGGAACCTTTGAAGCCAAATTCTACGGAATCGGCTCCGACGGCACAGTAGGCGCCAATAAGAACTCAATCAAGATCATTGGAGATACCACCGAAAAGTACGCACAGGCATATTTTGCCTACGACTCCAAAAAATCAGGTGGTGTAACCGTATCGCATCTCCGTTTTGGCAATCAGCCTATCAGGGCTCCTTACCTGGTAAATAATCCTGATTTTGTTGCATGCCATGTTCCGGCCTATCTTGGCAAATATGACATGCTGAAAGGCCTCAAGAAGGGAGGTACCTTCCTTCTTAACTCCATGTGGGATGCCGAGGAGACAAAGAAACGTCTCCCCGATGACATGAAGAAGTACATGGCCGAAAACAATATTCGGTTCTTCATCATTAATGCTACCAAGCTTGCACAGGAAGTCGGACTGGGAAATCGGACCAACACCATTATGCAAAGCGCTTTCTTCAAAGTTGCCAATGTGATTCCGTATGAAAAAGCACTCGAAGAGATGAAGAAAGCCGTTAAGAAGACGTTCGGGCTCAAAGGCGAAGATATTGTGAAGATGAACATAGCGGCCATTGAACGGGGTGGTGAAGTGGAAGAGATTCCGGTGCCGGCTGAATGGAAAGCGCTTCAGCCAGTTAAAACTGATGAAAATGGCGATTTGCCGGAATTCATCAAAAAGGTTATGATACCCATGAACCGCATGAAGGGAGATGATCTCCCGGTGAGTGCTTTTCTGGGACGCGAAGACGGAACC carries:
- a CDS encoding transcription termination factor Rho, yielding MYDIIELNKKLLPELREIAKSLQIKRVESLRKQDLIYKILDQQAILANQNKAKTDGQSQNARADQARSGERRRGRPPRDFRQKDEGAVRDKGPNVESSPVPESKAEVDRPLHPEREDLLLNGNGKEDTELLIPPDTFTETEPELLPEAAVPEEKTEPAAEELPPQDRSFRPKYPQERRSIDLPYDFEGAIVNTGVLEIMPDGYGFLRSPDYNYLSSPDDIYVSQSQIKHFGLKTGDTIKGTVRPPREGEKYFPLVKIEEINGRSPDFIRDRVPFDFLTPLFPEEKFTLVGPKSNNLSVRIVDMFAPIGKGQRGLIVAQPKTGKTMLLKDIANAIAANHPEVYLMILLIDERPEEVTDMARSVNAEVIASTFDEPAERHVRVANIVLEKAKRLVECGHDVMILLDSITRLARAFNTIAPASGKVLSGGVDSNALQKPKRFFGAARNIENGGSLTILATALTETGSKMDDVIFEEFKGTGNMELQLDRKLANKRVWPAVDINASSTRREELLLDKEMLNKIWILRNYLADMNSIEAMEFLRDRMARTQSNEEFLISMNSD
- the nifJ gene encoding pyruvate:ferredoxin (flavodoxin) oxidoreductase, which translates into the protein MTKNKKFVTCDGNYAASHVAYMFSEVAAIYPITPSSTMAENVDEWAAHGRKNIFGDPVKVVEMQSEAGAAGAVHGSLQSGALTTTFTASQGLLLMIPNMYKISGELLPGVFHVSARSLAAQALSIFGDHSDVMATRQTGFAMLATGSVQEIMDLAAVAHLSAIKSRVPFLHFFDGFRTSAEIQKVEEIDQEELVKLLDWKALQEFRDRALNPEHAVTRGTAQNPDIYFQTREAANRFYDAVPDIVENYMKEISRITGREYHPFTYYGHKEAEHIIVAMGSVTDTTKEVVDYLMAKGEKVGVISVHLYRPFSHKYFLNVLPSTVKRIAVLDRTKEPGAAGEPLYLDVVDVFYTKKEKPLIVGGRYGLSSKDTTPAQVLAVFENLKMNEPKNHFTVGIVDDVTFLSLPVKEDISVVAKGTFEAKFYGIGSDGTVGANKNSIKIIGDTTEKYAQAYFAYDSKKSGGVTVSHLRFGNQPIRAPYLVNNPDFVACHVPAYLGKYDMLKGLKKGGTFLLNSMWDAEETKKRLPDDMKKYMAENNIRFFIINATKLAQEVGLGNRTNTIMQSAFFKVANVIPYEKALEEMKKAVKKTFGLKGEDIVKMNIAAIERGGEVEEIPVPAEWKALQPVKTDENGDLPEFIKKVMIPMNRMKGDDLPVSAFLGREDGTFPAGTTAYEKRGIATHVPRWIPENCIQCNQCSFVCPHACIRPFLFDEKEKAGLPEGTQVIKATGKALDGLSYRIQVSVLDCTGCGNCVDNCPAKTKALELVPLEEEMDQVERWNYITRNVTYKDHLLPKEAAVKNSQFAQPLFEFSGACAGCGETPYIKLVTQLFGERMIVANATGCSSIYGGSAPSTPYTIGQRGKGVAWANSLFEDNAEYGFGIALGTKKLRERIALLMQQALQDGQLSEETKAAFTEWLQGKDNAPASELASEKVLKALEKEKHPVASEILKLKQYLVKKSVWIFGGDGWAYDIGYGGLDHVLASGEDVNVLVLDTEVYSNTGGQASKSTPVGAVAKFAASGKKIRKKDLGMMAMSYGYVYVAQVAMGASQAQYLKAIREAEAYPGPSLIIAYAPCINHGIRAGMGKSQAQEELAVQCGYWTLYRYNPLLEQQGQNPFQLDSKEPKWEEFQNFLNSEIRYTALKKSFPAEAAELFKAAEENAKWRYNTYKRLAALDYSAQKQG